From a single Coriobacteriaceae bacterium genomic region:
- a CDS encoding DegV family protein — translation MSDFVLTCESAADRTREFFESRNIPVVCFHYEIDDVVYTDDLYQSITPDEFFAQIAAGAMSKTSQVSVGEYEEFWEPLVAEGKDVLHLTLSSGISGTYGSACVAAQMLADRYPQGGKVRVIDSLAASSGFGLLAECAADVRDSGASLDETAAWIEEHKLNLHHWFFSTDLSSYLRGGRISAASAIIGTALKICPLMTVDCEGGLSPREKIRTKKRAISEMAKTMMAHVQDGADYSGKCVMSHSACREDAEAVAALIEEQIPQLKGKIEINNIGTLIGSHTGPGTVALFFMGDKRVN, via the coding sequence ATGAGTGATTTTGTCCTGACCTGTGAATCCGCCGCCGATCGAACTCGGGAGTTCTTTGAATCGCGCAATATCCCTGTCGTGTGTTTTCATTACGAGATCGACGATGTTGTCTATACGGACGATCTGTATCAGTCGATTACGCCGGACGAGTTTTTTGCCCAGATTGCCGCAGGCGCCATGTCCAAGACGTCTCAGGTGAGCGTGGGTGAGTACGAGGAGTTTTGGGAGCCGCTTGTTGCCGAGGGTAAAGACGTGCTGCACCTGACGTTGTCGTCGGGTATTTCGGGTACGTATGGCTCGGCTTGCGTTGCGGCGCAGATGCTCGCGGATCGCTATCCCCAGGGCGGCAAGGTGCGCGTCATCGATTCGCTGGCGGCGTCTTCGGGCTTTGGCCTGCTGGCGGAATGTGCCGCCGACGTGCGCGATAGCGGGGCTTCACTCGACGAGACGGCTGCCTGGATCGAGGAGCACAAGCTCAACCTGCACCACTGGTTCTTCTCGACCGATCTGTCGAGCTACCTGCGCGGCGGTCGCATTTCGGCTGCGAGCGCGATCATCGGCACGGCGCTTAAGATTTGCCCGCTTATGACAGTCGATTGCGAAGGTGGGCTGTCGCCACGTGAGAAGATTCGCACTAAGAAGCGCGCGATTTCCGAGATGGCTAAGACCATGATGGCACACGTGCAGGACGGTGCGGATTATTCGGGTAAGTGCGTCATGTCGCACTCGGCGTGCCGCGAGGATGCCGAGGCAGTTGCGGCGCTGATCGAGGAACAGATTCCGCAGCTTAAAGGCAAGATTGAGATCAATAACATCGGTACTCTGATTGGCTCGCATACCGGACCTGGTACGGTGGCGCTCTTCTTTATGGGCGACAAGCGCGTGAATTAG
- a CDS encoding IS110 family transposase produces the protein MPHVTSIGLDVHARSVAAAAFNPFTGEVVHRDFGTDAAEIAEWALGFEEPRACYESGPTGFHMARELRALGLDCAVAAVSKMQRPAADARRKNDRRDAEFIARMLATHNIVEVPLPDTAVEAARDLDRALDDATVEYRRARQRLNMFLIRLGHVWDERNADGTRKGSWTRAHWRWISGIRLEGPQRDVLEYYVTAARCAESDRRQLEKKVLALARTDRWRPAVEALSCIKGIDTLTAFRLAAEAGSFTRFRTAPAFASWCGLVPSERSSGETERRGGITKTGNRLARTALVESAWHYLTCTPRPKAPAPGADVPAAIRARADDCTARLCRRREALAAAGKSSCKANAAVARELACWVWEIGRRAEGTLG, from the coding sequence ATGCCCCATGTTACCTCCATCGGCCTGGACGTCCACGCGCGATCGGTCGCCGCCGCGGCGTTCAACCCCTTCACCGGCGAGGTGGTGCACCGTGACTTCGGGACGGACGCCGCCGAGATCGCGGAGTGGGCCCTCGGGTTCGAGGAGCCCAGGGCCTGCTACGAGAGCGGCCCCACCGGCTTCCACATGGCGCGCGAGCTGCGCGCGCTCGGCCTCGACTGCGCCGTGGCCGCCGTCTCCAAGATGCAGAGGCCGGCGGCGGACGCGCGCCGCAAGAACGACCGGCGCGACGCCGAGTTCATCGCCCGCATGCTCGCCACCCACAACATCGTGGAGGTCCCGCTGCCCGATACGGCCGTCGAGGCCGCCCGGGACCTCGACCGCGCCCTCGACGACGCCACGGTGGAGTACCGCCGCGCCAGGCAGCGCCTCAACATGTTCCTGATCAGGCTGGGCCACGTCTGGGACGAGCGCAACGCCGACGGGACGAGGAAGGGATCCTGGACGCGCGCCCACTGGAGGTGGATATCCGGGATCAGGCTCGAGGGGCCCCAGCGCGACGTGCTCGAGTACTACGTCACGGCCGCGAGGTGCGCGGAGTCGGACCGCCGGCAGCTCGAGAAGAAGGTGCTCGCCCTCGCCCGGACCGACCGGTGGCGCCCGGCCGTCGAGGCGCTCTCCTGCATCAAGGGAATCGACACCCTGACGGCCTTCAGGCTCGCAGCCGAGGCGGGTTCCTTCACGAGGTTCCGGACGGCCCCGGCCTTCGCGAGCTGGTGCGGGCTGGTCCCGTCGGAGCGCTCGAGCGGCGAGACCGAGCGGCGCGGCGGGATAACCAAGACGGGCAACCGGCTCGCCAGGACGGCACTGGTGGAGTCGGCGTGGCACTACCTGACGTGCACGCCCCGCCCGAAGGCCCCGGCGCCCGGCGCGGACGTCCCCGCGGCGATCCGGGCGCGCGCCGACGACTGCACCGCCAGGCTCTGCCGCCGCCGCGAGGCGCTGGCGGCGGCGGGCAAGAGCTCGTGCAAGGCAAACGCCGCCGTCGCGCGCGAGCTCGCCTGCTGGGTCTGGGAGATCGGGCGCCGGGCGGAGGGGACCCTCGGCTGA
- a CDS encoding DUF4430 domain-containing protein, with protein MDMFEDERERASLHRRGAIARGVAKRGLVAFLAFAMAFGTTPAQLWAEGAEGIAEAVAQTAPPAENGSGESAASPAADLNASGEVANGGTAEQDAAATASGPTDKTEDDSAAGNEASAASTSDTSKQDAAVVSAAGEAKAQPAKAESQDVSATCSVVGTDAKGAQQTWAAAQRITLKEGSTAADLSEQLFKQAGLKADYDPNGTWGWALNTITSPFDKDRKLGYDSATGAYWQLFVNGSASEAGAGGYTLKDGDSVVWCYSKYGDPAPVAQVSATCSVVGTDAKGAQQTWAAAQRITLKEGSTAADLSEQLFKQAGLKADYDPNGTWGWALNTITSPFDKDRKLGYDSATGAYWQLFVNGSASEAGAGGYTLKDGDSVVWCYSKYGDPAPEQVSVTMEIIGKKAEIAQRWTSPSTQVFAKGTSIKDASAAYFDALGIKSKMYDQFGYWGVYSLVSPLDGIELSGAWSFFVNGVPGSQLDSDYVFKSGDKIVWAFAPGDTVPGVDSVVVDPGASRPNWDSDWPGYTNADKVTDAPVPTKDAEAKWVSELKGSNEWSKGISDPLLVGDYLYVAVGSKLLKKDVDTGETVAESPLAAKIDSTSRMVYTGGVMLVPLSSGRLQALTVDALATVWVTDELPAGPDGAQQSLASITVRDGFAYFGTASASWSDSSDGYLLCVRISDGKVMWQHKNENSKGYYWAGLAFSGNYGVIADDSGTVSTVDPETGKTVASLKIAERVRTTVLVDGSIAYVVSADGVLHKLSVGTDGTLSELGKVTFGDSSTSTPVLANGKIVVGGSSTESFMGGYQNKYTYHYGQLAVIDAETLSVDYSICKADGSYIRQGASGGGDVKSQPVVSVQNGETYVYFTSNNNPGGIYRYRIGDDEAELLYTPVAGDQQYCMASISVGSDGSLYYVNDSGKLFAVKGNGQRVKRYTVTFDANGKDAAMPDSQRVKEGKAATEPSTQPQCKGYTFGGWYTDETCTQAYDFSTPVTADMTLYAKWTKNAVNPGGNGGSGTNGGNGGTGNGSGAGAGAGTGSGSGSKGQQAGGAIAPGQKPVTKTTVSTKTETKDNKSDKKDTDKSDKKDEKKSDKKDSKSDKKSDSKSDTGAASTTTAKKSSSASEQETGTNPLAIVGVAAGVIGLAIVGVFVFTKRR; from the coding sequence ATGGATATGTTTGAGGACGAGCGCGAGCGCGCCTCGCTGCATCGCCGTGGCGCGATTGCTCGCGGCGTAGCCAAGCGCGGCCTGGTGGCATTCCTGGCCTTCGCGATGGCCTTTGGCACCACGCCGGCTCAGCTGTGGGCCGAGGGCGCCGAGGGCATTGCCGAGGCTGTGGCTCAGACGGCACCGCCTGCCGAGAACGGCTCTGGTGAGTCCGCGGCAAGCCCTGCTGCCGACCTCAATGCGAGCGGCGAGGTGGCGAATGGGGGCACTGCCGAGCAAGATGCCGCCGCGACAGCTTCGGGCCCTACCGACAAGACTGAGGACGATAGCGCTGCCGGCAATGAGGCGTCGGCTGCATCGACGTCCGATACCTCGAAGCAGGACGCCGCCGTTGTCTCTGCCGCTGGAGAGGCCAAGGCTCAGCCTGCCAAGGCCGAGAGCCAGGATGTCTCCGCCACGTGCTCCGTCGTCGGCACCGACGCCAAGGGCGCCCAGCAGACCTGGGCCGCCGCCCAGCGGATCACGCTGAAGGAGGGCTCGACCGCGGCCGACCTCTCCGAGCAGCTCTTCAAGCAGGCCGGCCTCAAGGCCGACTACGACCCCAACGGCACCTGGGGCTGGGCGCTCAACACGATCACGTCGCCCTTCGATAAGGACCGCAAGCTCGGCTACGACTCGGCGACCGGCGCGTACTGGCAGCTGTTCGTCAACGGCAGCGCCTCCGAGGCCGGCGCGGGCGGCTACACGCTCAAGGACGGCGACTCCGTCGTCTGGTGCTACTCGAAGTACGGCGACCCCGCGCCCGTCGCTCAGGTCTCCGCCACGTGCTCCGTCGTCGGCACCGACGCCAAGGGCGCCCAGCAGACCTGGGCCGCCGCCCAGCGGATCACGCTGAAGGAGGGCTCGACCGCGGCCGACCTCTCCGAGCAGCTCTTCAAGCAGGCCGGCCTCAAGGCTGACTACGACCCCAACGGCACCTGGGGCTGGGCGCTCAACACGATCACGTCGCCCTTCGATAAGGACCGCAAGCTCGGCTACGACTCGGCGACCGGCGCGTACTGGCAGCTGTTCGTCAACGGCAGCGCCTCCGAGGCCGGCGCGGGCGGCTACACGCTCAAGGACGGCGACTCCGTCGTCTGGTGCTACTCGAAGTACGGCGACCCCGCGCCCGAGCAGGTTTCCGTCACGATGGAGATTATTGGCAAAAAGGCCGAGATAGCTCAGCGTTGGACGAGCCCTTCGACCCAGGTGTTTGCTAAGGGCACGTCGATTAAGGATGCCTCTGCTGCTTACTTCGATGCCCTTGGCATAAAGTCAAAAATGTACGACCAATTTGGCTATTGGGGTGTCTATAGTCTCGTATCTCCGCTTGATGGCATCGAGCTGTCGGGTGCATGGTCGTTCTTTGTCAACGGCGTTCCTGGGTCTCAGCTCGATAGCGATTATGTGTTCAAGTCTGGCGACAAAATCGTTTGGGCTTTTGCTCCCGGCGATACTGTGCCCGGCGTCGACAGTGTTGTTGTTGACCCGGGTGCCTCACGTCCTAACTGGGATAGCGATTGGCCTGGTTATACGAACGCCGACAAAGTAACCGACGCTCCTGTGCCCACGAAAGACGCTGAGGCAAAATGGGTGAGCGAGCTCAAAGGCTCGAACGAATGGAGCAAGGGTATTTCCGACCCGTTGCTGGTCGGTGACTACCTCTACGTGGCCGTTGGTTCCAAGCTGCTCAAGAAAGATGTCGACACGGGTGAGACCGTTGCCGAATCGCCTTTGGCGGCAAAGATCGATTCGACCTCGCGTATGGTATACACTGGCGGCGTGATGCTCGTGCCGCTTTCGAGCGGTCGCCTGCAGGCGCTGACGGTTGATGCTCTGGCGACGGTTTGGGTAACCGATGAGTTGCCTGCTGGCCCCGATGGTGCTCAGCAGTCTCTTGCGTCCATTACGGTTCGTGACGGCTTTGCCTACTTTGGGACGGCATCGGCCAGCTGGTCCGACTCGAGCGACGGCTACCTGCTCTGCGTGCGCATCTCCGATGGCAAGGTTATGTGGCAGCATAAGAACGAGAACAGCAAGGGCTATTACTGGGCCGGCTTGGCGTTCTCGGGCAATTATGGCGTCATCGCAGATGATTCCGGTACGGTGAGCACGGTCGACCCCGAAACTGGAAAGACCGTTGCGTCGCTCAAGATTGCCGAGCGCGTGCGCACGACGGTGCTGGTCGATGGATCGATTGCCTATGTCGTGAGCGCCGATGGCGTTTTGCATAAGCTTTCGGTTGGAACGGACGGAACCCTTTCTGAGCTTGGCAAGGTGACGTTTGGTGACAGCTCGACCTCGACGCCGGTGCTGGCCAACGGCAAGATTGTGGTCGGAGGCTCATCGACCGAATCCTTTATGGGCGGTTATCAGAACAAGTACACGTATCACTACGGTCAGCTTGCAGTGATTGATGCCGAGACGCTTTCCGTGGACTATTCCATTTGCAAGGCGGACGGTAGCTATATTCGTCAGGGGGCTTCGGGCGGCGGTGATGTAAAGTCGCAGCCGGTCGTTTCTGTCCAGAATGGCGAGACGTACGTCTACTTTACGTCCAACAACAACCCGGGCGGCATCTATCGCTACCGTATTGGCGATGACGAGGCCGAGCTGCTTTATACGCCCGTGGCGGGCGACCAGCAGTACTGCATGGCTTCTATTTCGGTCGGATCCGATGGTTCACTCTACTATGTCAATGACTCGGGCAAGCTGTTTGCTGTCAAGGGTAATGGCCAAAGGGTCAAACGCTATACCGTGACGTTCGACGCCAACGGTAAGGATGCGGCGATGCCCGATTCTCAACGCGTGAAGGAAGGCAAGGCGGCGACGGAGCCCTCGACTCAGCCACAGTGCAAGGGCTACACTTTCGGTGGTTGGTATACCGATGAGACTTGCACGCAGGCGTATGACTTCAGTACGCCAGTGACGGCCGATATGACACTGTATGCCAAGTGGACCAAGAATGCCGTTAACCCTGGCGGCAATGGTGGTTCTGGCACTAATGGTGGCAACGGTGGCACTGGCAACGGTTCCGGCGCTGGCGCTGGCGCTGGCACGGGTTCCGGCTCCGGCTCTAAGGGCCAGCAGGCCGGCGGCGCTATCGCCCCGGGTCAGAAGCCGGTGACCAAGACGACGGTGTCGACCAAGACCGAGACCAAAGACAACAAGTCCGACAAGAAGGACACCGATAAGTCCGATAAGAAGGACGAGAAGAAGTCTGACAAGAAGGACAGCAAGTCCGACAAGAAGTCCGATTCCAAGTCCGATACGGGTGCTGCTTCCACGACTACTGCTAAGAAGTCCTCTAGTGCTTCCGAGCAGGAGACTGGCACCAACCCACTCGCCATCGTTGGCGTTGCCGCCGGCGTCATCGGTCTCGCCATCGTCGGTGTGTTCGTGTTCACCAAACGTCGGTAG
- a CDS encoding GtrA family protein has translation MRKALAQPHTKQFLKFAVVGLISFGIDWGMLIALVELFHLDFLMSTTVSFTTSVVVNYWLSMKFVFDHREGMSRKREFTIFTILSVIGLGLNDLYMFVGVTFLSIGYQAMKAIATFLVTWYNYFSRRFFLEGARS, from the coding sequence GTGCGCAAGGCACTGGCACAACCTCATACCAAGCAGTTCCTCAAGTTCGCTGTCGTGGGTCTTATCTCCTTTGGCATCGACTGGGGTATGCTCATTGCGCTTGTCGAGCTGTTTCACCTCGACTTTTTGATGAGCACCACGGTCTCGTTTACCACGTCCGTCGTGGTCAACTACTGGCTTAGCATGAAGTTCGTGTTCGACCATCGCGAGGGAATGAGCCGCAAGCGCGAGTTCACGATCTTCACCATCCTGTCGGTGATCGGTCTGGGCCTCAACGACCTATACATGTTTGTGGGCGTCACGTTTTTGAGCATCGGCTACCAGGCCATGAAGGCCATCGCCACGTTCCTCGTCACCTGGTACAACTACTTCAGCCGTCGCTTCTTTCTCGAGGGCGCACGGTCGTAG
- a CDS encoding AarF/UbiB family protein, whose protein sequence is MADSTTDYNNLDPLGDETAVVDEVEAAVSGARKKPRAVDMVPEEPDAMAPDEEYQLTPAGRRERIGQIVRLVKKYRVWDNLTPVRLRRLLEELGPMFVKMGQILANRSEILPQRFCDELRRLRSDVEPVPYEVVLRCLEEEYGQRLGQMFDAIDPNPLGSASLAQVHRARLVTGEDVAVKVQRPGAQQVMAQDIDIIRSVVRIVSKFVNTDQFVDLHGVVEELWTSFREETNFLAEAKNLNDFYEFHKSVHGVSCPKSYLDLCTEHVVVMDYIDGISIADLERLVAEGYDLEKIGAAIVEDYSTQVLDDGFFHADPHAGNIILKDGIVYFIDLGMVGRMSSHDRGIVKDMIFAVAEGDVPKLKDSLMRFAVTRGDSAELDHSAFLSDLDFIVADFAGLDLKDLDIGEFLTSLLNLARKNDVELPSVVTMFARGMVTLEGLLTEYMPNVNMIQIIQTHIKNEKSTYARVRDMGRDLAASSYRAAKGSLEAAEYLGLASRMLTRGQLKVNTQIMSSDKALRQLGGIIDRMSMAIVIAGLFIGSSVVYYARIEPVVFGIPVIGFMGYVSALVLALMLGRNIWLNSHGGKH, encoded by the coding sequence ATGGCAGATTCCACTACCGATTACAACAATCTAGATCCCTTGGGTGACGAGACGGCGGTTGTCGATGAGGTTGAGGCCGCCGTCTCGGGTGCTCGCAAGAAGCCGCGCGCTGTCGATATGGTCCCCGAAGAACCCGACGCGATGGCGCCGGACGAGGAATACCAGCTCACGCCGGCGGGCCGCCGCGAACGCATCGGGCAGATTGTTCGCCTGGTCAAAAAGTACCGCGTGTGGGATAACCTCACGCCGGTGCGCCTGCGTCGTCTGCTCGAAGAGCTCGGCCCCATGTTCGTCAAGATGGGGCAGATCCTGGCCAACCGCTCCGAGATCTTGCCGCAGCGGTTTTGCGACGAGCTGCGTCGCCTGCGCTCCGACGTAGAGCCGGTGCCGTATGAGGTAGTGCTCCGCTGTCTGGAAGAGGAGTACGGCCAGCGCTTGGGGCAGATGTTCGACGCAATCGATCCCAATCCGCTCGGAAGCGCGTCGCTCGCGCAAGTTCACCGTGCCCGCCTGGTGACCGGCGAGGACGTGGCCGTTAAGGTGCAGCGCCCCGGCGCGCAACAGGTCATGGCGCAGGACATCGATATCATTCGCTCGGTGGTGCGCATCGTTTCCAAGTTCGTTAACACCGATCAGTTTGTTGACCTGCACGGCGTGGTCGAGGAGCTGTGGACCTCGTTTCGCGAGGAGACCAACTTTTTGGCCGAGGCCAAAAACCTCAACGATTTCTATGAGTTCCACAAAAGCGTGCATGGCGTGTCGTGTCCCAAATCCTACCTGGACCTTTGCACCGAGCACGTGGTGGTCATGGACTACATCGACGGCATCTCCATCGCCGATCTCGAGCGTCTGGTGGCAGAGGGCTATGACCTGGAAAAGATCGGCGCCGCGATCGTCGAGGACTATTCGACGCAGGTGCTCGACGATGGCTTTTTCCATGCCGACCCGCATGCGGGAAACATCATCCTCAAAGATGGCATCGTTTACTTTATTGACCTGGGCATGGTCGGGCGTATGTCGAGCCACGACCGCGGTATCGTCAAGGATATGATCTTTGCCGTGGCCGAGGGCGACGTGCCCAAGCTCAAGGACTCGCTCATGCGCTTTGCCGTGACGCGCGGCGATTCTGCCGAGCTCGACCATTCGGCCTTTTTGTCCGACTTGGACTTTATCGTCGCCGACTTTGCGGGGCTCGATCTTAAGGACCTTGATATCGGCGAGTTTTTGACCTCGCTGCTCAATCTGGCGCGCAAAAACGACGTTGAGCTGCCGAGCGTGGTGACGATGTTCGCCCGCGGCATGGTGACGCTCGAGGGTTTGCTGACCGAGTATATGCCCAACGTCAACATGATCCAGATCATCCAGACGCACATCAAAAACGAAAAAAGCACCTATGCGCGCGTGCGTGATATGGGACGCGATCTTGCCGCGAGCAGCTATCGCGCGGCGAAGGGCTCACTCGAGGCGGCTGAGTACCTGGGGCTGGCTTCGCGCATGCTTACGCGCGGCCAGCTTAAGGTGAACACGCAGATCATGAGCAGCGATAAGGCACTGCGACAGCTGGGCGGAATTATCGACCGCATGTCGATGGCTATCGTTATCGCCGGCCTGTTTATCGGTTCGTCGGTGGTGTACTACGCACGCATCGAGCCGGTTGTGTTTGGTATCCCGGTCATTGGCTTTATGGGCTACGTGAGCGCGCTGGTGCTGGCGCTTATGCTGGGCCGCAATATCTGGCTCAACAGCCACGGCGGCAAACACTAG
- a CDS encoding GtrA family protein, producing the protein MQKLLAQIMKFGVVGVIATVIDFGIMNLLHYGLGLNILIANTSGFIISLIFNYLASMKYVFAHKEGMSRRREFIIFVVLSVIGLALNDGIVLTLNAGLGLEANIAKICATALVMVYNFVTRKIFLEGDETK; encoded by the coding sequence ATGCAAAAGCTCCTTGCGCAGATCATGAAGTTTGGCGTCGTCGGCGTCATTGCCACGGTCATCGACTTTGGCATTATGAATCTGCTCCACTACGGTCTGGGCCTCAACATCCTAATCGCCAACACCAGCGGCTTTATCATCTCACTCATCTTTAACTACCTCGCCAGCATGAAGTACGTGTTTGCGCACAAGGAGGGCATGAGCCGCCGCCGCGAGTTCATTATCTTTGTCGTGCTGTCCGTGATCGGCCTGGCACTCAACGACGGTATCGTGTTGACACTCAACGCCGGCCTGGGACTCGAGGCCAATATCGCCAAGATCTGCGCCACCGCGCTTGTCATGGTCTACAACTTTGTGACCCGAAAGATCTTCCTGGAAGGTGACGAGACCAAGTAA
- a CDS encoding DUF4430 domain-containing protein, protein MSNKSKDADPKQPDSSFIQLDDAKQKDAASAASAPRRKALLGVLTAACTILIVVSLGFVHPSESGAWSIDWIIQTVTGESVVTKDTKVSGSTTTSGEASSKDSKSSNDAKDESKHSDESKSKDDSESSNKESDKNSDNKKSEDQDGKKSGDKSAAQNTGAGDTSNASGGGQSSDGASSSNGGNASSGGQSGSQESSYITVTVSVTSSAVGNPVSSGGTFTFNEGATVYDALCALGLSVNAHGSSYGTYVSAIGGLAEKQYGGTSGWMYSVNGSTPMTACSNYVLSNGDNVVWYYVTG, encoded by the coding sequence GTGTCCAATAAATCCAAGGACGCTGACCCCAAGCAACCAGATTCCTCGTTTATCCAGCTTGACGATGCAAAGCAAAAGGACGCCGCTTCGGCGGCGTCCGCCCCTCGACGGAAGGCGCTCCTTGGCGTTCTGACTGCCGCGTGCACCATTCTGATTGTCGTCTCGCTGGGCTTCGTTCATCCTTCCGAGAGCGGCGCCTGGTCCATCGACTGGATCATTCAGACCGTGACGGGGGAGAGCGTCGTCACCAAGGACACCAAGGTGTCTGGCTCGACTACGACTTCGGGCGAGGCCAGTTCCAAGGATTCCAAGTCATCGAATGACGCAAAAGATGAGTCCAAGCATTCTGATGAGTCCAAGTCCAAGGACGATTCCGAGTCTTCAAACAAGGAATCGGACAAGAACTCGGATAATAAGAAGTCCGAGGACCAGGACGGCAAGAAGTCTGGCGATAAATCCGCTGCCCAAAATACGGGAGCCGGTGATACTTCCAATGCGTCTGGCGGTGGCCAGTCGTCTGATGGAGCCTCATCCTCTAATGGTGGAAACGCCTCCTCGGGCGGCCAGAGCGGCTCGCAGGAGTCCAGCTACATAACAGTGACGGTTTCGGTCACATCGAGCGCTGTGGGCAATCCTGTGTCTTCTGGTGGCACCTTTACCTTTAACGAAGGCGCTACCGTCTACGATGCCCTGTGCGCGCTGGGTCTTTCCGTCAACGCACATGGCTCGTCGTACGGCACGTATGTCTCCGCGATTGGTGGTTTGGCCGAGAAACAGTACGGCGGCACGAGCGGCTGGATGTACTCCGTCAACGGCTCAACGCCCATGACGGCCTGCAGCAACTACGTTCTCTCCAACGGCGACAACGTGGTCTGGTATTACGTTACAGGCTAG
- a CDS encoding fructose-1,6-bisphosphatase codes for MVAFDRNPQDFKYLRLLSRQFPTEQSAFTEIINLSAILNLPKGTEHFMSDVHGEYEAFMHILNNCSGVVREHVDEIFGDTLSFDEKGELCTLIYYPREKIDLVRSRREDSPTWYKTMLDQLIMVARSLSSRYTRSKVRKAIPRDYAYIIDELLHTHPDENNYRVRYHERIVESILETASADDFIESLASLIKRLAVDHLHLVGDIFDRGGGAAKIMDRLLTYHSLDIQWGNHDLLWMGAAAGEPACIATVLRNNLRYDNYEILENDYGISLRELVAFADATYTAGESITPLIKAINVLLFKLEGQIIQRHPEFDMTDRLLLDKIDHDTGTVTLADGSVWPLTTNDFPTVDPTDPYTLTSQEQHIIDKLVSEFVTADHLHRHIDFLYSHGSMYKVANGNLLFHGCVPLNEDGTFSSMNCLGTWHAGRDYLDFCDHIARRAWRMGDRDALDWMWYLWIGFNSPASGRLVRTFERAYIADKSTWVEPMDPYFTLTKSPSVCDDIMREFGVAPMACSPTGHIINGHTPVKTTKGEQPIRAEGKLLVIDGGFCRAYHPKTGIAGYTLISSSRGCRLKSHRAFTTVAEALTRNVDIESETNRFDQADRRRMVSDTDSGAKIRSQIQDLRQLLDAYRNGAIEERA; via the coding sequence ATGGTCGCATTCGATCGCAACCCGCAAGACTTTAAGTATCTGCGCCTGCTGTCGAGACAATTTCCCACCGAACAATCCGCGTTTACCGAGATTATCAATCTCTCGGCCATCCTCAATCTGCCAAAGGGCACCGAGCATTTTATGAGCGACGTGCACGGCGAGTACGAAGCCTTTATGCACATCCTCAACAACTGCTCGGGCGTCGTGCGCGAGCATGTCGACGAGATCTTTGGCGACACGCTCTCCTTTGACGAGAAGGGCGAGCTGTGCACGCTCATCTACTATCCGCGCGAGAAGATCGACCTGGTCCGCAGCCGGCGCGAGGACTCGCCCACCTGGTACAAGACGATGCTTGACCAGCTCATCATGGTCGCGCGTTCGCTTTCAAGCCGCTACACGCGCTCCAAGGTGCGTAAGGCCATCCCGCGCGATTACGCCTATATCATCGACGAGTTGTTGCACACGCACCCGGACGAGAACAACTATCGCGTGCGCTATCACGAGCGCATCGTGGAGTCCATCCTGGAGACCGCAAGCGCCGACGATTTTATCGAGTCGCTCGCCTCGCTTATCAAGCGCCTGGCCGTCGACCACCTGCACCTGGTGGGCGACATCTTCGACCGCGGCGGCGGCGCGGCCAAGATTATGGACCGCCTGCTCACCTACCATTCACTCGACATCCAGTGGGGCAACCACGACCTGCTGTGGATGGGCGCTGCGGCCGGTGAACCTGCCTGCATCGCCACGGTGCTGCGCAACAACCTACGCTACGACAACTACGAGATCCTCGAGAACGACTACGGCATCTCGCTGCGTGAACTTGTCGCCTTTGCTGATGCCACCTACACCGCCGGTGAGTCCATCACCCCGCTGATCAAGGCCATCAACGTTCTGCTCTTTAAGCTCGAGGGTCAGATTATCCAGCGCCACCCCGAGTTCGATATGACCGACCGCCTGCTACTCGACAAGATCGACCACGACACCGGCACGGTCACGCTCGCCGACGGCAGCGTGTGGCCGCTCACGACCAACGACTTCCCCACCGTCGACCCGACGGACCCCTATACGCTCACGTCTCAGGAGCAGCACATCATCGACAAGCTCGTGTCCGAGTTTGTCACCGCCGATCACCTGCATCGCCATATCGATTTCCTCTATTCCCACGGCTCGATGTACAAGGTCGCCAACGGCAACCTGCTGTTCCACGGCTGCGTGCCGCTCAACGAAGACGGCACCTTTAGCAGCATGAACTGCCTGGGCACCTGGCACGCTGGCCGCGATTATCTTGATTTTTGCGACCACATCGCCCGCCGCGCCTGGCGCATGGGCGACCGCGACGCTCTCGACTGGATGTGGTACCTGTGGATTGGCTTTAACTCACCCGCCAGCGGACGCCTGGTGCGTACCTTTGAGCGCGCCTATATCGCCGATAAGAGCACCTGGGTCGAGCCGATGGACCCGTACTTTACACTTACCAAGTCGCCCTCGGTCTGCGACGACATCATGCGCGAGTTTGGCGTCGCGCCCATGGCATGTTCACCGACCGGTCACATCATCAACGGCCACACACCCGTTAAAACCACCAAGGGCGAGCAGCCTATCCGAGCCGAGGGGAAGCTGCTGGTCATCGATGGCGGCTTCTGCCGCGCCTACCATCCCAAGACGGGTATCGCCGGCTATACGCTCATCTCGAGCTCGCGCGGCTGCCGTCTCAAGTCGCACCGGGCCTTTACGACGGTTGCCGAGGCACTCACACGCAACGTGGACATCGAAAGCGAGACCAACCGTTTTGACCAAGCAGACCGTCGCCGCATGGTGAGCGACACCGATTCCGGAGCCAAGATCCGCAGCCAGATCCAAGACCTGCGCCAGCTGCTCGATGCATATAGAAACGGTGCTATCGAGGAGCGCGCCTAG